The Seleniivibrio woodruffii genome contains a region encoding:
- a CDS encoding YhjD/YihY/BrkB family envelope integrity protein gives MRFYRQAERYVLEFFQRLTISYSYFISNELRNHAAAAAYYMLLSLIPLVLFLFYIFDTFLAKYPNFSEELFYLLSTFNENISPQMFKDLGISGSAGSALGIFGLLNLVWSSRLILVSIQRAFFVIFPSENKRNFFMENGIAFIILPVVFALVLMLTVFSAVKGLIIQYLTFFNMTGILVIHSISIASVVISALLSFMLVFMSFRYIPVKKPDSKSAAKGAVLFILLYSAVKFAAFGMFNMFSVSTAYGIVGSIIVVLVWAYVVFMLYLYCAQFVFVCYRADILILNMLFSAERPSALFMRMNGRLLDRFAKRLKSGEVLFRQGDEGCDIYYVQDGRMRIIIDGKQVGSVGEGEIFGEMAHITGEKRTATLQAESDTKLLALSPYEFDEILKDSPVLSRRIITALCGRLRRTDEALSRLGTEEQPH, from the coding sequence ATGAGGTTCTACAGGCAGGCTGAAAGATACGTCCTTGAGTTTTTTCAGCGTCTCACCATAAGCTACAGCTATTTTATAAGCAACGAACTGAGAAACCATGCGGCGGCGGCGGCGTATTACATGCTTCTGTCACTCATTCCGCTGGTGCTCTTTCTGTTTTATATATTTGATACTTTTCTGGCTAAGTACCCCAACTTTTCCGAGGAGCTTTTCTATCTGCTCTCAACCTTCAACGAGAACATTTCCCCGCAGATGTTCAAGGATCTGGGCATTTCAGGCAGTGCGGGAAGTGCACTGGGGATATTCGGTCTTCTGAACCTTGTGTGGTCCAGCCGCCTTATTCTGGTGTCAATCCAGCGGGCGTTTTTCGTCATATTCCCCTCTGAGAATAAGCGCAACTTCTTTATGGAGAATGGAATAGCATTTATAATTCTCCCTGTGGTCTTTGCGCTCGTGCTCATGCTCACCGTTTTCAGTGCCGTTAAAGGGCTTATCATACAATACCTTACATTCTTTAATATGACCGGGATCCTTGTGATCCACTCCATATCCATAGCTTCTGTTGTAATTTCGGCTCTGCTCAGCTTTATGCTGGTGTTTATGAGTTTCAGATACATCCCTGTCAAGAAGCCCGATTCGAAGAGCGCCGCCAAAGGGGCCGTGCTTTTCATTCTGCTTTATTCCGCAGTCAAGTTTGCGGCGTTCGGCATGTTCAACATGTTCAGCGTCAGCACGGCATACGGCATCGTGGGGTCTATCATCGTTGTTCTGGTCTGGGCATATGTGGTTTTCATGCTGTACCTATACTGCGCCCAGTTCGTTTTCGTCTGCTACCGTGCGGATATCCTCATTCTTAACATGCTGTTCAGTGCGGAGAGGCCTTCTGCCCTTTTCATGCGGATGAACGGCCGCCTTCTGGACAGATTCGCCAAAAGGCTGAAAAGCGGCGAGGTTCTTTTCAGACAGGGCGACGAAGGCTGTGACATATATTATGTTCAGGACGGCAGGATGCGTATAATAATTGACGGCAAGCAGGTTGGCAGTGTCGGCGAAGGGGAGATCTTCGGAGAGATGGCGCACATCACCGGAGAGAAGAGAACGGCAACCCTTCAGGCCGAATCCGATACAAAACTGCTGGCTCTCTCGCCCTATGAATTTGACGAGATACTTAAGGACAGTCCGGTGCTCTCCCGCCGGATAATAACAGCTCTCTGCGGCCGTCTGCGCAGAACCGACGAGGCTCTGAGCAGGCTGGGCACCGAAGAGCAGCCGCATTGA
- a CDS encoding M15 family metallopeptidase encodes MLSRRDFLRLSCIASISLAAPESFGEILHRFDNEPEVKDSLFFNKDYFRKIKEFDRSFPDDYMATPEEFVLIRSVSAKIRSVMNHVGYVNFNVINYDDLLRAMKQYSSLRRFDQKELDYIEEIFARDAADYGFFGEKVMTSLTDNIRRNDIVRIPRTGHYIYKDAVSTHDKIMKDMKSLTLTSGIRGTVKQLYLFLNKAVQTRGNLSMASRSLAPVGYSFHGIGDFDVGIRGWGADNFTDRFATTKEYASLIEGGYMRIRYDEKNPYGVRFEPWHVKVV; translated from the coding sequence ATGCTGTCCAGAAGGGATTTTTTAAGATTATCCTGCATAGCCTCCATCTCGCTTGCCGCCCCCGAATCTTTCGGGGAGATTCTGCATAGATTCGACAACGAACCCGAAGTTAAGGACAGCCTGTTTTTCAACAAGGACTACTTCCGCAAGATAAAGGAATTCGACCGCAGTTTCCCCGACGACTACATGGCAACACCCGAAGAGTTTGTTCTCATCCGCTCCGTATCGGCGAAGATACGCTCGGTGATGAACCACGTGGGCTATGTCAACTTCAACGTGATAAACTACGACGACCTTCTCAGGGCTATGAAGCAGTATTCCTCACTCCGCAGGTTCGACCAGAAGGAACTGGATTATATTGAGGAGATTTTTGCCAGAGATGCCGCCGACTACGGGTTTTTCGGCGAAAAGGTAATGACCTCGCTAACAGACAACATCAGGCGCAATGATATAGTCAGAATACCCCGTACCGGACATTATATATATAAGGATGCGGTTTCCACACACGACAAGATAATGAAGGACATGAAAAGCCTCACGCTGACATCCGGCATCAGGGGAACCGTAAAACAGCTCTATCTTTTTCTGAACAAGGCTGTTCAGACCAGAGGCAACCTTTCAATGGCCTCCCGCTCCCTCGCTCCCGTGGGCTATTCGTTTCATGGCATAGGCGATTTTGATGTGGGCATCAGAGGCTGGGGTGCGGACAACTTCACCGACAGGTTCGCCACCACAAAAGAGTATGCAAGCCTCATCGAAGGCGGATACATGCGGATCCGATATGACGAAAAGAACCCCTACGGCGTGCGGTTTGAACCGTGGCATGTAAAAGTGGTCTGA
- the ffh gene encoding signal recognition particle protein, with protein sequence MFATLNDKLNGVFKRLKKQVRLDESNITEALKMVRMALLEADVNYKVVKNFIGSVQAKAMGEEVLKSLTPDQVFIKIVHDELVEILGGKDYDEGKIRLNSQPPTVIMMAGLQGSGKTTSSGKLAGLLMKQKRNVLLVAGDIYRPAAIDQLETLGKQLGCDVYSDRDSRDAVKIAKDALEYAKKTAKDVVIIDTAGRLHIDEELMAEIVRTKEAVNPDEILFVADAMTGQDAVNVAKAFNESLEATGIILTKMDGDARGGAALSIKEVTGKPLKFIGTGEKMGEFEAFYPDRMASRILGMGDIVTLVERAQESIEDGDAEDMAEKMAKHGLDFDDMLKQFKMIKKMGSLESIMRMIPGLNNISMGDMDEKQFKKIEAIIFSMTRQERKNAKILNSGRRKRIARGSGTSVADVNRLVNQLNQMNKMMKQMKKKLGGSNKLNPAMMRDFLKMR encoded by the coding sequence ATGTTTGCGACTCTGAATGACAAGCTCAACGGCGTATTTAAGAGACTGAAAAAACAGGTACGCCTTGATGAAAGCAATATAACAGAAGCACTTAAAATGGTGCGCATGGCTCTTCTTGAGGCCGACGTAAACTATAAGGTCGTCAAAAACTTTATAGGCAGCGTTCAGGCAAAGGCCATGGGCGAAGAGGTTCTCAAAAGCCTCACACCCGATCAGGTATTCATCAAGATAGTGCACGACGAGCTTGTTGAGATCCTCGGCGGAAAGGATTATGACGAGGGCAAGATAAGGCTGAACTCACAGCCCCCCACCGTTATCATGATGGCGGGTCTTCAGGGTTCGGGTAAAACAACATCATCCGGTAAACTTGCCGGACTGCTGATGAAGCAGAAAAGAAACGTTCTGCTTGTTGCAGGCGACATCTATCGCCCTGCGGCCATAGACCAGCTTGAAACACTGGGTAAACAGCTCGGATGCGACGTTTACTCCGACAGAGACTCCAGAGATGCGGTTAAGATCGCAAAGGATGCTCTTGAATATGCAAAAAAGACCGCAAAAGATGTGGTTATTATAGATACCGCCGGACGTCTTCATATCGATGAAGAGCTTATGGCGGAGATTGTCCGTACGAAAGAAGCCGTTAACCCCGACGAGATACTGTTCGTTGCCGATGCAATGACAGGTCAGGATGCGGTGAACGTTGCAAAGGCCTTCAACGAAAGCCTTGAAGCAACCGGTATCATCCTTACCAAAATGGACGGCGATGCAAGAGGCGGTGCCGCACTCTCTATTAAAGAAGTGACAGGCAAACCCCTTAAGTTCATCGGTACGGGCGAAAAAATGGGCGAGTTCGAAGCCTTTTATCCCGACAGGATGGCTTCCAGAATTCTCGGAATGGGCGATATCGTCACTCTGGTTGAGCGTGCGCAGGAATCCATCGAAGACGGCGATGCGGAAGACATGGCCGAAAAGATGGCAAAACACGGCCTCGACTTCGACGATATGCTCAAACAGTTCAAAATGATAAAGAAGATGGGCTCCCTTGAGAGCATCATGCGAATGATACCCGGTCTGAACAACATCTCCATGGGCGACATGGACGAGAAACAGTTCAAAAAGATTGAGGCCATCATCTTCTCAATGACACGTCAGGAGCGTAAGAACGCAAAAATTCTTAACTCCGGCAGAAGAAAAAGGATAGCAAGAGGCAGCGGAACTTCTGTTGCCGATGTTAATAGACTGGTAAATCAGCTGAATCAGATGAACAAGATGATGAAGCAGATGAAAAAGAAACTGGGCGGCTCCAATAAGCTGAACCCTGCCATGATGAGAGATTTTCTCAAAATGAGATAA
- the rpsP gene encoding 30S ribosomal protein S16 encodes MATRIRLVRLGRKKRPFYRIVVCNAQERRNGNFIEILGYYNPMPAEAEVKIDAEKALDWLNKGAQPSDTVKNLLSKQGIIAQYAASK; translated from the coding sequence GTGGCTACCAGAATCAGACTTGTAAGACTCGGACGTAAAAAAAGACCCTTCTACAGAATCGTTGTTTGCAACGCACAGGAAAGACGCAACGGTAACTTCATCGAAATTCTCGGTTACTACAACCCTATGCCCGCTGAGGCAGAAGTGAAGATCGATGCTGAAAAGGCTCTCGACTGGCTGAACAAAGGTGCACAGCCCTCAGACACAGTTAAGAACCTTCTGTCCAAACAAGGCATTATAGCTCAGTACGCAGCTTCCAAGTAA